Proteins found in one Drosophila busckii strain San Diego stock center, stock number 13000-0081.31 chromosome 2R, ASM1175060v1, whole genome shotgun sequence genomic segment:
- the LOC108597015 gene encoding uncharacterized protein LOC108597015 isoform X2 produces MVRQTVITLAKRVPLIQFRKGGLPSQSNKAAASQQTSGGSAIEDWELPARYARKPIDPLEAAYINNGGVPN; encoded by the exons ATGGTGCGCCAAACGGTTATTACATTGGCCAAACGTGTGCCTTTAATCCAATTCCGGAAGGGTGGACTACCGTCGCAATCCAACAAAGCAGCCGCAAGTCAGCAG ACATCTGGTGGATCGGCCATTGAGGATTGGGAGTTGCCTGCACGATATGCCAGGAAACCAATTGATCCCTTGGAGGCAGCTTACATCAACAATGGCGGCGTGCCCAATTAG
- the LOC108597013 gene encoding ubiquitin carboxyl-terminal hydrolase calypso yields MNFTSSGSSTSGAANAASNNALPMAQLADGWLELESDPGLFTLLLEDFGCHDVQVEEVYDLQKPIESPYGFIFLFRWIEERRARRKIVETTAEIFVKDEEAISSIFFAQQVVPNSCATHALLSVLLNCNENNLQLGETLSRLKAHTKGMSPENKGLAIGNTPELACAHNSHAMPQARRRLERTGAGVASCRFTGEAFHFVSFVPINGQLFELDGLKPYPMNHGCWEEHEDWTDKFRRVMAERLGIATGEQDIRFNLMAVVPDRRIAITHKLKMLRTNQAIVSGTLQKLLRADEQGDEQQRPDTPNTLLEPSAFTARDLQSLLKNLDTEIAINEQHLADENDRRQMFKVDASRRTHNYDKFICTFLSMLAHQGVLGELVSQHLLPTKKMSGQGAANRISKQSNASGQAGNNAGHAGVAGAKSQTSQQPQQAGKNGKSPGKSPGRRRKGRNKCRKRK; encoded by the exons ATGAACTTtacaagcagcggcagcagcacaagtGGTGCAGCCAATGCCGCTAGCAATAATGCGCTTCCAATGGCACAGCTAGCTGACGGTTGGCTAGAGCTAGAGTCTGATCCGGGTTTGTTTACGCTGCTTTTGGAGGACTTTGGGT GTCACGATGTGCAAGTGGAGGAAGTGTATGACTTGCAGAAACCTATTGAGAGTCCATACGGTTTTATATTTCTCTTTCGCTGGATCGAAGAGCGTCGTGCGCGGCGGAAAATTGTTGAAACGACAGCAGAGATATTTGTCAAGGATGAGGAAGCGATATCGAGTATATTTTTCGCACAGCAAGTAGTGCCCAACAGTTGTGCTACACATGCTTTGCTTTCCGTTTTGCTAAATTGCAATGAGAACAATTTACAGTTGGGCGAAACTTTGAGCCGACTGAAGGCGCACACCAAAGGCATGAGTCCGGAGAATAAAGGACTTGCTATTGGCAATACACCAGAGCTAGCTTGCGCGCATAATTCTCATGCCATGCCACAGGCACGTCGGCGTCTGGAACGCACTGGCGCGGGTGTGGCCAGCTGTCGTTTTACAGGTGAAGCCTTTCACTTTGTCAGCTTTGTCCCTATTAATGGGCAGCTATTTGAGCTGGATGGCCTGAAGCCTTATCCCATGAATCATGGCTGTTGGGAGGAGCACGAGGACTGGACGGATAAATTTAGGCGCGTCATGGCAGAGCGCCTGGGTATTGCCACAGGCGAGCAAGACATACGCTTCAACCTCATGGCTGTAGTGCCAGATCGTCGGATTGCCATTACACACAAACTGAAGATGCTGCGCACCAATCAAGCCATTGTCTCAGGCACGTTACAGAAGCTGCTGCGCGCTGATGAACAAGGCGATGAGCAACAGCGTCCGGATACGCCCAATACCTTGCTAGAGCCTAGCGCATTTACTGCACGAGATTTGCAATCACTGCTTAAAAATTTAGATACCGAGATAGCTATTAATGAGCAGCATTTGGCTGATGAGAATGATCGTCGACAAATGTTTAAAGTGGACGCAAGTCGTCGCACGCACAATTATGACAAGTTTATATGCACGTTTCTCTCCATGCTGGCACATCAGGGCGTGCTGGGCGAGCTTGTCAGCCAACATCTGTTGCCGACTAAGAAAATGAGCGGCCAAGGTGCCGCCAATCGcatcagcaaacaaagcaacgcCTCTGGGCAGGCTGGCAACAATGCTGGACACGCTGGTGTGGCAGGCGCCAAGTCTCAGACGtcgcagcaaccacaacaggcGGGCAAGAATGGCAAATCCCCAGGCAAGTCGCCTGGACGACGACGCAAGGGACGTAACAAATGTAGAAAGCGCAAATGA
- the LOC108597015 gene encoding uncharacterized protein LOC108597015 isoform X1 — MVRQTVITLAKRVPLIQFRKGGLPSQSNKAAASQQASSVETGGKKTSGGSAIEDWELPARYARKPIDPLEAAYINNGGVPN, encoded by the exons ATGGTGCGCCAAACGGTTATTACATTGGCCAAACGTGTGCCTTTAATCCAATTCCGGAAGGGTGGACTACCGTCGCAATCCAACAAAGCAGCCGCAAGTCAGCAGGCAAGTTCAGTGGAAACAGGAGGCAAAAAG ACATCTGGTGGATCGGCCATTGAGGATTGGGAGTTGCCTGCACGATATGCCAGGAAACCAATTGATCCCTTGGAGGCAGCTTACATCAACAATGGCGGCGTGCCCAATTAG
- the LOC108596775 gene encoding protein clueless isoform X2, giving the protein MALDIEAKNANAAATGDAGAGKAKAKENKNTNNNNNAAGEKNLVNGSSSAASKKKGKKNRNKSPLQDAADGATTLSNGHAEVNGEAGSDANANVLESDKEKSPTEGQAAADADAGATSEEFDLDLMHDMGITVNISSPGTDVLSVQLSSMELVQEIHQLLMDREETCHRTCFSLQLDSVTLDNFAELKTIENLEQGSTIRVVEEPYTMREARIHVRHVRDLLKNLDPADAYNGIDCTSLTYLNTVTQGDLLDKKRTRPDSVDCTPPEYVTPGVREPPLLPLHPNIKNAKGPQALKVLTTSAWNPPPGPRKLHGDLMYLYVVTMEDKRFHISACSKGFYINQSTDDNFNPKPDNPSHLSHSLIDLLSHISPSFRRAFQAIQKRRTMRHAFERVATPYQVYQWSAPLLEHTVDAIRAEDAFSSKLGYEEHIPGQTRDWNEELQTTRELPRKTLPERLLRERAIFKVHGDFVTAATRGAMAVIDGNVLAINPGEDAKMQMFIWNNIFFSLGFDVRDHYKELGGDYAAFVAPRYDLHGVRVYNAVDIEGLYTLGTVVIDYRGYRVTAQSIIPGILEREQEQSVVYGSIDFGKTVLSHPKYLELLSQAGKHLKILPHSVLNERDEPVELCSSVECKGIIGNDGRHYILDLLRTFPPDVNFLKLQDVQLSKELGEMGYPVEHRHKLCCLRQELLEAFIEDRYVTFIRTAAVHLQQLNAKKQAETQALPEQEKKEEEKEQPKPDVKEEQKPKENAPTASDTKTAEAMVNAIREAQTNVATSNELQAAEVVKRACAAVGSLKEKEFDFRFNPDVFSPGIRHHESAETGLQSLAKQKRLVQDAAEFLVLKQIPSFVKEHMAHSSPPIDGQSLTESLHSHGINVRYLGKVIKMLSQMPRMDYLHRIAILELIVRATKHIYYTYMQSTEPLHLSAAISHFLNCLLTTGPVNAAVSSEDAHKKQTRSAGGKHNKHKAAKANKAQAAQNGNAASTGVSSASSNSSAATTSNNLDWTLFTPRSLWQQIRKEAKSYWNWELDCDSIETAVSKYGLSRISLLRAFCLKVGIQVLLREYNFESKHKPTFGDEDIVNVFPVVKHISPRATDAYNFYTTGQAKIQQGLFKEGYELISEALNLLNNVFGAMHQENGSCLRMLARLSYLLGDASDALAIQQRAVIMSERVNGIDHPSTILEYTHLSLYSFANGHVGMSLKLLYRARYLLVLICGEDHPEIALIDSNISLILHALGEYELSLRFIEHALKLNLKYFGNKAMHLAVSYHLMARTQSCMGDFRSALNNEKETYSIYKSQLGEKHEKTRESAECLRLLTHEAVALQRKMNDIYTNGKLTSDLPPIHITPPSMGSVLEMLNTINGILFVHISQKDIVKVRSEIEKHLKTDEDDSEINDALKTIAAAASNGEEIAATEHTPLTNGSDEATTVSS; this is encoded by the exons ATGGCGCTCGATATTgaagcaaaaaatgcaaatgcagcggCGACTGGCgatgctggcgctggcaaGGCCAAAGCCAAGGAGAACAagaacaccaacaacaacaataatgcagCCGGCGAAAAGAACTTGgtcaatggcagcagcagtgccgcATCGAAGAAGAAAG gcAAAAAGAATCGCAACAAAAGCCCGCTTCAAGACGCTGCCGACGGCGCCACAACGCTGAGCAATGGCCACGCTGAAGTCAATGGCGAGGCCGGCAGCGATGCCAATGCAAATGTGCTGGAGAGCGACAAGGAGAAGTCGCCAACAGAGGGACAAGCTGCAGCCGATGCTGATGCTGGTGCAACTAGCGAGGAATTTGATTTAGATTTGATGCATGACATGGGCATTACGGTAAACATAAGCAGCCCAGGCACAGATGTGCTGTCAGTTCAATTGTCCAGCATGGAATTGGTGCAGGAAATACATCAGTTGCTCATGGATCGCGAGGAGACTTGCCACAGAACCTGCTTCTCGCTGCAGCTCGATAGTGTCACACTGGACAATTTCGCTGAGCTAAAGACCATTGAGAATTTGGAGCAGGGTTCCACAATCCGCGTGGTCGAGGAGCCATACACAATGCGTGAGGCACGCATACATGTGCGCCATGTGCGTGATCTGCTCAAGAATTTGGATCCAGCAGATGCCTACAATGGCATTGATTGCACCTCGCTTACCTATCTGAATACGGTTACCCAGGGCGACTTGCTGGACAAGAAGCGCACACGTCCCGATTCCGTTGATTGCACCCCACCCGAGTATGTGACACCTGGCGTACGTGAACCAccattgctgccgctgcatcCAAACATTAAGAATGCCAAGGGACCACAGGCGCTGAAGGTGCTGACCACATCCGCTTGGAATCCACCACCTGGTCCACGCAAACTGCATGGCGATCtcatgtatttgtatgtggtCACAATGGAGGACAAACGTTTTCACATTTCCGCCTGCTCCAAGGGCTTCTACATCAACCAGTCCACCGATGATAACTTCAATCCAAAGCCCGACAATCCAAGCCATCTGAGTCATTCGCTTATCGACTTGCTGTCGCATATCTCGCCCTCGTTCCGCCGTGCCTTCCAGGCCATACAGAAGCGTCGCACCATGCGCCACGCCTTTGAGCGTGTGGCTACGCCCTATCAGGTGTATCAGTGGTCAGCGCCCCTGCTGGAGCACACTGTTGATGCCATACGTGCCGAGGATGCCTTTAGCTCTAAGCTTGG CTATGAAGAGCACATTCCTGGACAGACGCGTGACTGGAACGAGGAACTGCAGACAACACGTGAACTGCCAAGGAAGACACTGCCAGAGCGTTTGCTGCGCGAGCGCGCCATATTCAAAGTACATGGAGATTTTGTCACAGCTGCCACACGTGGCGCCATGGCTGTCATCGATGGCAATGTGCTGGCCATAAATCCGGGAGAGGATGCCAAGATGCAAATGTTCATATGGAACAATATATTCTTCTCGCTGGGCTTCGATGTGCGCGATCACTACAAGGAGCTGGGCGGCGATTATGCAGCCTTTGTGGCGCCACGCTATGATCTGCATGGTGTGCGCGTCTACAATGCTGTGGACATTGAAGGACTCTATACGCTGGGTACAGTGGTCATTGATTATCGTGGCTACCGCGTCACTGCCCAGTCGATTATACCCGGCATCTTGGAGCGCGAGCAGGAGCAGTCGGTGGTCTATGGTTCCATAGACTTTGGCAAGACTGTGCTGAGCCATCCAAAGTACTTGGAGCTGTTGAGTCAGGCTGGCAAACATCTCAAGATCTTGCCGCATTCCGTGCTCAACGAGCGCGATGAACCCGTCGAGCTGTGCTCCAGCGTTGAATGCAAGGGCATCATTGGCAACGATGGACGCCATTATATCCTCGATTTGTTGCGCACTTTCCCGCCAGATGTGAACTTTTTGAAGCTGCAGGATGTGCAGCTGAGCAAGGAGCTCGGCGAGATGGGTTATCCCGTTGAGCATCGCCACAAATTGTGCTGCCTGCGTCAGGAGCTGCTGGAAGCTTTTATTGAGGATCGCTATGTGACCTTCATACGCACTGCTGCAGTgcatctgcagcagctgaatgCCAAGAAACAGGCAGAGACACAAGCACTGCCAGAGCAGGAGAAGAAGGAAGAGGAGAAGGAGCAGCCCAAGCCAGATGTTAAGGAGGAGCAAAAGCCAAAGGAAAATGCGCCCACTGCCAGCGACACCAAAACTGCCGAGGCAATGGTGAATGCCATACGCGAGGCACAGACCAATGTGGCCACCTCCAAtgagctgcaagctgcagaAGTAGTGAAGCGCGCCTGCGCTGCCGTTGGCTCGCTCAAGGAGAAGGAGTTTGATTTCCGCTTTAATCCGGATGTCTTCTCGCCAGGCATACGTCATCATGAATCAGCTGAGACCGGCTTGCAGTCGCTGGCCAAGCAGAAGCGTCTGGTGCAGGATGCTGCCGAGTTTCTGGTGCTCAAGCAGATTCCCTCTTTCGTCAAGGAGCACATGGCGCACTCTTCGCCACCCATTGATGGCCAGAGTCTCACCGAGTCGCTGCACAGTCATGGCATCAATGTGCGCTATCTGGGCAAGGTGATTAAAATGCTGTCGCAGATGCCACGCATGGACTATCTGCATCGCATTGCCATTCTGGAGCTGATAGTGCGTGCCACCAAGCATATTTATTACACTTATATGCAGAGCACCGAGCCACTGCATCTGTCGGCGGCCATAAGTCATTTCCTCAACTGTCTGCTGACCACGGGTCCCGTCAATGCGGCTGTCAGCAGCGAGGATGCGCACAAGAAGCAAACACGCAGCGCAGGCGGCAAGCATAACAAGCACAAGGCGGCCAAGGCCAACAAGGCGCAAGCGGCACAAAATGGCAACGCTGCCTCCACAGGCGttagcagcgccagcagcaacagcagcgctgccaccaCAAGCAACAATCTTGACTGGACGCTGTTCACGCCACGTTCGCTTTGGCAGCAGATACGCAAAGAAGCCAAATCCTATTGGAACTGGGAGCTGGACTGCGACTCCATTGAGACCGCTGTCAGCAAATATGGACTGTCGCGCATTAGTTTGCTGCGCGCCTTTTGCCTCAAGGTGGGCATCCAGGTGCTGCTGCGCGAATATAACTTTGAGTCCAAGCACAAGCCCACCTTTGGCGATGAGGATATTGTCAATGTGTTCCCCGTCGTGAAGCACATTAGTCCACGCGCCACAGATGCGTATAACTTCTATACCACAGGCCAGGCCAAGATCCAACAGGGTCTCTTCAAAGAGGGCTACGAGCTCATTAGCGAGGCTCTCAATCTGCTGAACAATGTCTTTGGTGCCATGCATCAGGAGAATGGCTCCTGTCTGCGCATGCTAGCGCGTCTTAGCTATCTGCTGGGTGATGCCTCCGATGCTTTGGCTATCCAACAACGTGCTGTCATCATGAGCGAGCGCGTCAATGGCATTGATCATCCTTCAACTATTTTGGAATAT acaCACTTGTCGCTCTACTCGTTTGCCAATGGTCATGTGGGCATGTCCTTGAAGCTGCTCTATCGTGCACGCTATCTGCTTGTGCTCATCTGCGGCGAGGATCATCCCGAGATAGCCCTCATTGAT aGCAACATTAGCTTGATATTGCACGCTTTGGGCGAATACGAGCTATCGCTGCGTTTTATTGAGCACGCTCTAAAGCTCAACTTGAAATACTTTGGCAACAAGGCCATGCATCTGGCCGTCAGCTATCATCTGATGGCACGCACACAGTCCTGCATGGGCGACTTCCGTTCAGCGCTCAACAATGAGAAGGAAACTTACTCCATTTACAAATCACAG ttgGGTGAGAAGCACGAGAAGACGCGCGAGTCGGCCGAGTGCCTGCGTTTGTTAACCCATGAGGCCGTCGCTTTGCAGCGCAAAATGAATGATATTTACACTAATGGCAAGCTGACCAGCGATCTGCCGCCTATACATATAACGCCGCCTTCCATGGGCTCTGTGCTGGAAATGTTGAACACAATCAATGGCATACTCTTTGTGCATATCAG CCAAAAGGACATTGTCAAGGTGCGCAGCGAGATTGAAAAGCATTTGAAGACAGACGAGGATGACAGCGAAATCAACGATGCActcaaaacaattgcagccgCTGCCTCGAATGGTGAGGAGATCGCAGCAACAGAGCATACACCGCTAACAAATGGCAGCGATGAAGCGACAACGGTTTCAAGTTGA
- the LOC108596775 gene encoding protein clueless isoform X1, with amino-acid sequence MALDIEAKNANAAATGDAGAGKAKAKENKNTNNNNNAAGEKNLVNGSSSAASKKKGKKNRNKSPLQDAADGATTLSNGHAEVNGEAGSDANANVLESDKEKSPTEGQAAADADAGATSEEFDLDLMHDMGITVNISSPGTDVLSVQLSSMELVQEIHQLLMDREETCHRTCFSLQLDSVTLDNFAELKTIENLEQGSTIRVVEEPYTMREARIHVRHVRDLLKNLDPADAYNGIDCTSLTYLNTVTQGDLLDKKRTRPDSVDCTPPEYVTPGVREPPLLPLHPNIKNAKGPQALKVLTTSAWNPPPGPRKLHGDLMYLYVVTMEDKRFHISACSKGFYINQSTDDNFNPKPDNPSHLSHSLIDLLSHISPSFRRAFQAIQKRRTMRHAFERVATPYQVYQWSAPLLEHTVDAIRAEDAFSSKLGKNVSNCNCCCYPYSYEEHIPGQTRDWNEELQTTRELPRKTLPERLLRERAIFKVHGDFVTAATRGAMAVIDGNVLAINPGEDAKMQMFIWNNIFFSLGFDVRDHYKELGGDYAAFVAPRYDLHGVRVYNAVDIEGLYTLGTVVIDYRGYRVTAQSIIPGILEREQEQSVVYGSIDFGKTVLSHPKYLELLSQAGKHLKILPHSVLNERDEPVELCSSVECKGIIGNDGRHYILDLLRTFPPDVNFLKLQDVQLSKELGEMGYPVEHRHKLCCLRQELLEAFIEDRYVTFIRTAAVHLQQLNAKKQAETQALPEQEKKEEEKEQPKPDVKEEQKPKENAPTASDTKTAEAMVNAIREAQTNVATSNELQAAEVVKRACAAVGSLKEKEFDFRFNPDVFSPGIRHHESAETGLQSLAKQKRLVQDAAEFLVLKQIPSFVKEHMAHSSPPIDGQSLTESLHSHGINVRYLGKVIKMLSQMPRMDYLHRIAILELIVRATKHIYYTYMQSTEPLHLSAAISHFLNCLLTTGPVNAAVSSEDAHKKQTRSAGGKHNKHKAAKANKAQAAQNGNAASTGVSSASSNSSAATTSNNLDWTLFTPRSLWQQIRKEAKSYWNWELDCDSIETAVSKYGLSRISLLRAFCLKVGIQVLLREYNFESKHKPTFGDEDIVNVFPVVKHISPRATDAYNFYTTGQAKIQQGLFKEGYELISEALNLLNNVFGAMHQENGSCLRMLARLSYLLGDASDALAIQQRAVIMSERVNGIDHPSTILEYTHLSLYSFANGHVGMSLKLLYRARYLLVLICGEDHPEIALIDSNISLILHALGEYELSLRFIEHALKLNLKYFGNKAMHLAVSYHLMARTQSCMGDFRSALNNEKETYSIYKSQLGEKHEKTRESAECLRLLTHEAVALQRKMNDIYTNGKLTSDLPPIHITPPSMGSVLEMLNTINGILFVHISQKDIVKVRSEIEKHLKTDEDDSEINDALKTIAAAASNGEEIAATEHTPLTNGSDEATTVSS; translated from the exons ATGGCGCTCGATATTgaagcaaaaaatgcaaatgcagcggCGACTGGCgatgctggcgctggcaaGGCCAAAGCCAAGGAGAACAagaacaccaacaacaacaataatgcagCCGGCGAAAAGAACTTGgtcaatggcagcagcagtgccgcATCGAAGAAGAAAG gcAAAAAGAATCGCAACAAAAGCCCGCTTCAAGACGCTGCCGACGGCGCCACAACGCTGAGCAATGGCCACGCTGAAGTCAATGGCGAGGCCGGCAGCGATGCCAATGCAAATGTGCTGGAGAGCGACAAGGAGAAGTCGCCAACAGAGGGACAAGCTGCAGCCGATGCTGATGCTGGTGCAACTAGCGAGGAATTTGATTTAGATTTGATGCATGACATGGGCATTACGGTAAACATAAGCAGCCCAGGCACAGATGTGCTGTCAGTTCAATTGTCCAGCATGGAATTGGTGCAGGAAATACATCAGTTGCTCATGGATCGCGAGGAGACTTGCCACAGAACCTGCTTCTCGCTGCAGCTCGATAGTGTCACACTGGACAATTTCGCTGAGCTAAAGACCATTGAGAATTTGGAGCAGGGTTCCACAATCCGCGTGGTCGAGGAGCCATACACAATGCGTGAGGCACGCATACATGTGCGCCATGTGCGTGATCTGCTCAAGAATTTGGATCCAGCAGATGCCTACAATGGCATTGATTGCACCTCGCTTACCTATCTGAATACGGTTACCCAGGGCGACTTGCTGGACAAGAAGCGCACACGTCCCGATTCCGTTGATTGCACCCCACCCGAGTATGTGACACCTGGCGTACGTGAACCAccattgctgccgctgcatcCAAACATTAAGAATGCCAAGGGACCACAGGCGCTGAAGGTGCTGACCACATCCGCTTGGAATCCACCACCTGGTCCACGCAAACTGCATGGCGATCtcatgtatttgtatgtggtCACAATGGAGGACAAACGTTTTCACATTTCCGCCTGCTCCAAGGGCTTCTACATCAACCAGTCCACCGATGATAACTTCAATCCAAAGCCCGACAATCCAAGCCATCTGAGTCATTCGCTTATCGACTTGCTGTCGCATATCTCGCCCTCGTTCCGCCGTGCCTTCCAGGCCATACAGAAGCGTCGCACCATGCGCCACGCCTTTGAGCGTGTGGCTACGCCCTATCAGGTGTATCAGTGGTCAGCGCCCCTGCTGGAGCACACTGTTGATGCCATACGTGCCGAGGATGCCTTTAGCTCTAAGCTTGG TAAGAATGTGTCtaattgtaattgctgctgttatccTTACAGCTATGAAGAGCACATTCCTGGACAGACGCGTGACTGGAACGAGGAACTGCAGACAACACGTGAACTGCCAAGGAAGACACTGCCAGAGCGTTTGCTGCGCGAGCGCGCCATATTCAAAGTACATGGAGATTTTGTCACAGCTGCCACACGTGGCGCCATGGCTGTCATCGATGGCAATGTGCTGGCCATAAATCCGGGAGAGGATGCCAAGATGCAAATGTTCATATGGAACAATATATTCTTCTCGCTGGGCTTCGATGTGCGCGATCACTACAAGGAGCTGGGCGGCGATTATGCAGCCTTTGTGGCGCCACGCTATGATCTGCATGGTGTGCGCGTCTACAATGCTGTGGACATTGAAGGACTCTATACGCTGGGTACAGTGGTCATTGATTATCGTGGCTACCGCGTCACTGCCCAGTCGATTATACCCGGCATCTTGGAGCGCGAGCAGGAGCAGTCGGTGGTCTATGGTTCCATAGACTTTGGCAAGACTGTGCTGAGCCATCCAAAGTACTTGGAGCTGTTGAGTCAGGCTGGCAAACATCTCAAGATCTTGCCGCATTCCGTGCTCAACGAGCGCGATGAACCCGTCGAGCTGTGCTCCAGCGTTGAATGCAAGGGCATCATTGGCAACGATGGACGCCATTATATCCTCGATTTGTTGCGCACTTTCCCGCCAGATGTGAACTTTTTGAAGCTGCAGGATGTGCAGCTGAGCAAGGAGCTCGGCGAGATGGGTTATCCCGTTGAGCATCGCCACAAATTGTGCTGCCTGCGTCAGGAGCTGCTGGAAGCTTTTATTGAGGATCGCTATGTGACCTTCATACGCACTGCTGCAGTgcatctgcagcagctgaatgCCAAGAAACAGGCAGAGACACAAGCACTGCCAGAGCAGGAGAAGAAGGAAGAGGAGAAGGAGCAGCCCAAGCCAGATGTTAAGGAGGAGCAAAAGCCAAAGGAAAATGCGCCCACTGCCAGCGACACCAAAACTGCCGAGGCAATGGTGAATGCCATACGCGAGGCACAGACCAATGTGGCCACCTCCAAtgagctgcaagctgcagaAGTAGTGAAGCGCGCCTGCGCTGCCGTTGGCTCGCTCAAGGAGAAGGAGTTTGATTTCCGCTTTAATCCGGATGTCTTCTCGCCAGGCATACGTCATCATGAATCAGCTGAGACCGGCTTGCAGTCGCTGGCCAAGCAGAAGCGTCTGGTGCAGGATGCTGCCGAGTTTCTGGTGCTCAAGCAGATTCCCTCTTTCGTCAAGGAGCACATGGCGCACTCTTCGCCACCCATTGATGGCCAGAGTCTCACCGAGTCGCTGCACAGTCATGGCATCAATGTGCGCTATCTGGGCAAGGTGATTAAAATGCTGTCGCAGATGCCACGCATGGACTATCTGCATCGCATTGCCATTCTGGAGCTGATAGTGCGTGCCACCAAGCATATTTATTACACTTATATGCAGAGCACCGAGCCACTGCATCTGTCGGCGGCCATAAGTCATTTCCTCAACTGTCTGCTGACCACGGGTCCCGTCAATGCGGCTGTCAGCAGCGAGGATGCGCACAAGAAGCAAACACGCAGCGCAGGCGGCAAGCATAACAAGCACAAGGCGGCCAAGGCCAACAAGGCGCAAGCGGCACAAAATGGCAACGCTGCCTCCACAGGCGttagcagcgccagcagcaacagcagcgctgccaccaCAAGCAACAATCTTGACTGGACGCTGTTCACGCCACGTTCGCTTTGGCAGCAGATACGCAAAGAAGCCAAATCCTATTGGAACTGGGAGCTGGACTGCGACTCCATTGAGACCGCTGTCAGCAAATATGGACTGTCGCGCATTAGTTTGCTGCGCGCCTTTTGCCTCAAGGTGGGCATCCAGGTGCTGCTGCGCGAATATAACTTTGAGTCCAAGCACAAGCCCACCTTTGGCGATGAGGATATTGTCAATGTGTTCCCCGTCGTGAAGCACATTAGTCCACGCGCCACAGATGCGTATAACTTCTATACCACAGGCCAGGCCAAGATCCAACAGGGTCTCTTCAAAGAGGGCTACGAGCTCATTAGCGAGGCTCTCAATCTGCTGAACAATGTCTTTGGTGCCATGCATCAGGAGAATGGCTCCTGTCTGCGCATGCTAGCGCGTCTTAGCTATCTGCTGGGTGATGCCTCCGATGCTTTGGCTATCCAACAACGTGCTGTCATCATGAGCGAGCGCGTCAATGGCATTGATCATCCTTCAACTATTTTGGAATAT acaCACTTGTCGCTCTACTCGTTTGCCAATGGTCATGTGGGCATGTCCTTGAAGCTGCTCTATCGTGCACGCTATCTGCTTGTGCTCATCTGCGGCGAGGATCATCCCGAGATAGCCCTCATTGAT aGCAACATTAGCTTGATATTGCACGCTTTGGGCGAATACGAGCTATCGCTGCGTTTTATTGAGCACGCTCTAAAGCTCAACTTGAAATACTTTGGCAACAAGGCCATGCATCTGGCCGTCAGCTATCATCTGATGGCACGCACACAGTCCTGCATGGGCGACTTCCGTTCAGCGCTCAACAATGAGAAGGAAACTTACTCCATTTACAAATCACAG ttgGGTGAGAAGCACGAGAAGACGCGCGAGTCGGCCGAGTGCCTGCGTTTGTTAACCCATGAGGCCGTCGCTTTGCAGCGCAAAATGAATGATATTTACACTAATGGCAAGCTGACCAGCGATCTGCCGCCTATACATATAACGCCGCCTTCCATGGGCTCTGTGCTGGAAATGTTGAACACAATCAATGGCATACTCTTTGTGCATATCAG CCAAAAGGACATTGTCAAGGTGCGCAGCGAGATTGAAAAGCATTTGAAGACAGACGAGGATGACAGCGAAATCAACGATGCActcaaaacaattgcagccgCTGCCTCGAATGGTGAGGAGATCGCAGCAACAGAGCATACACCGCTAACAAATGGCAGCGATGAAGCGACAACGGTTTCAAGTTGA